Proteins from a single region of Desulforegula conservatrix Mb1Pa:
- the tpiA gene encoding triose-phosphate isomerase — protein sequence MNSRVPLIAGNWKMHKDCVEAIASAEKLKALCSGVYSDREIMIAPPFTALYPLSSCLTGTGIKLAGQNVYWAKEGAYTGEISAKMLKSAGCEYVIIGHSERRQIFGETDTDINSKIRASIEAGLAPVFCIGETDSEKENGKTFFVLDRQLENGLKDVPVSGVNSIVIAYEPVWAIGTGKTATPETAQKVHAWIRSFLEKKYGEALAKSVRIIYGGSVKPDNISGLMQLPDLDGVLVGGASLEPESFFSILRYNKL from the coding sequence ATGAATTCTCGTGTCCCGCTAATAGCCGGAAACTGGAAAATGCATAAGGACTGCGTAGAAGCTATCGCATCTGCTGAAAAGCTGAAGGCTCTCTGCTCCGGTGTTTATTCTGACAGAGAGATAATGATAGCCCCGCCTTTCACAGCTCTCTACCCTTTAAGCAGCTGCCTGACTGGTACAGGAATCAAACTGGCAGGTCAAAACGTTTACTGGGCCAAAGAAGGTGCTTATACCGGAGAAATATCGGCCAAAATGCTAAAAAGCGCTGGCTGCGAATACGTCATCATTGGTCACTCTGAAAGGCGTCAGATATTCGGGGAGACCGATACCGACATTAACAGCAAAATTAGGGCTTCCATTGAGGCTGGTCTGGCACCTGTTTTCTGTATAGGTGAGACTGATTCTGAAAAAGAAAACGGCAAAACATTTTTTGTTCTTGACAGACAACTCGAGAATGGACTAAAAGATGTTCCCGTTTCAGGGGTTAATTCGATTGTGATTGCTTATGAACCTGTTTGGGCAATTGGAACAGGTAAAACTGCGACCCCGGAGACAGCCCAGAAGGTTCACGCTTGGATTCGAAGCTTTCTGGAAAAAAAGTACGGCGAAGCTCTTGCCAAATCAGTCAGAATCATATATGGAGGTAGCGTTAAACCTGACAATATATCTGGACTGATGCAACTCCCTGATTTAGATGGTGTACTTGTGGGTGGAGCCAGCCTTGAACCTGAAAGCTTTTTCAGCATTTTAAGATATAATAAATTATGA
- a CDS encoding PTS sugar transporter subunit IIA, which translates to MIGIVIVTHAQLGHALLETAEAILGEKIENSAAVSINLTDDVDNLRNLIDKAVKKAKSENGVLILTDMFGGTPSNLSYSFLEDGKIEVLSGVNLPIVLKAINLRKKLTLAEMAIKLEEQGKKSISLASSILKGNKRSV; encoded by the coding sequence ATGATCGGAATAGTAATAGTAACCCATGCACAGTTAGGGCACGCCCTTCTTGAAACCGCCGAGGCAATACTCGGTGAGAAAATAGAGAATTCGGCTGCCGTTTCCATAAACCTTACTGACGATGTTGATAATCTCAGAAATCTCATCGACAAAGCCGTAAAAAAGGCGAAAAGCGAAAATGGCGTCCTGATACTGACGGACATGTTTGGGGGAACGCCATCGAATCTTAGCTATTCTTTTCTCGAGGATGGCAAAATCGAAGTACTTTCAGGAGTCAACCTGCCTATTGTACTGAAAGCAATCAATCTCAGAAAAAAATTAACGTTGGCTGAAATGGCAATAAAGCTTGAAGAACAGGGGAAGAAAAGCATATCTCTTGCAAGTTCAATCCTGAAAGGCAACAAACGGAGCGTCTGA
- the secG gene encoding preprotein translocase subunit SecG produces MISAIIIAIHVFACVALILIVLLQAGKGAEMGVSFGGGSSQALLGSSGETPMIGKITTAIAIIFMLTSLSLAYMSGHPKSKSVMDKSMPVKTQTAEGEKKAETPATQTPAQEATKPEHTAAPKAEATTQEAPVAKEATQPSSEADKK; encoded by the coding sequence ATGATTTCAGCAATAATAATAGCAATTCATGTATTTGCCTGTGTAGCACTTATCCTTATAGTTCTCTTACAGGCAGGCAAAGGCGCAGAAATGGGAGTTTCCTTCGGTGGAGGTTCAAGCCAGGCACTGCTTGGTTCTTCCGGCGAAACCCCGATGATAGGGAAAATAACAACTGCGATTGCAATAATTTTTATGTTGACATCCCTTTCATTAGCATATATGTCAGGGCATCCTAAAAGCAAGTCTGTGATGGATAAATCCATGCCGGTTAAGACACAGACAGCTGAAGGTGAAAAGAAAGCCGAAACACCTGCTACGCAGACTCCGGCGCAAGAAGCAACAAAACCAGAGCACACTGCAGCTCCAAAAGCTGAAGCGACAACCCAGGAAGCTCCGGTAGCAAAAGAAGCTACTCAGCCAAGTAGCGAAGCTGATAAAAAGTAA
- the gap gene encoding type I glyceraldehyde-3-phosphate dehydrogenase, with protein sequence MSVKVGINGLGRIGRMMLRASLNNPDVEIAAINDLTDPATLAHLITYDSVHGKINAEVRAKDGAIEINGRIIPVTSIREPEKLRWKEFGVDIAAECTGAFRDRESAAKHMAAGAKKVIISAPAKNPDATIVLGVNENTYDPASHHIISNASCTTNCLAPVVKVIKEKFGFINGMMTTVHSYTNDQRILDLPHKDLRRARAAALSMIPTTTGAAKAVALVIPELKGKLNGLSIRVPTPNVSIVDLVATVEKQGITAEEVNQALKEASETSLKGILSFCELELVSSDFNGSRFSSIVDGPTTDVMGNMVKVLAWYDNESGYSNRMVDLAAFIGKKI encoded by the coding sequence ATGAGTGTTAAGGTAGGTATAAACGGACTTGGAAGAATCGGCCGCATGATGCTGCGTGCATCTCTTAATAATCCAGATGTTGAAATTGCAGCTATAAACGATCTGACAGATCCGGCCACTCTGGCTCATCTCATTACATATGATTCCGTACATGGAAAAATCAATGCCGAAGTCAGGGCAAAAGACGGGGCGATTGAAATTAACGGCCGTATCATCCCTGTTACGTCAATCAGAGAGCCTGAAAAACTTAGATGGAAAGAATTCGGAGTGGATATCGCAGCGGAGTGTACTGGTGCATTCAGGGACAGAGAGAGTGCTGCCAAACATATGGCTGCAGGAGCTAAAAAGGTCATCATTTCTGCTCCAGCCAAAAATCCAGACGCGACAATAGTTCTCGGCGTTAATGAAAACACATATGACCCTGCATCGCATCACATAATTTCAAATGCTTCTTGCACAACAAACTGTCTCGCACCTGTGGTCAAAGTAATCAAAGAAAAATTTGGTTTCATAAATGGCATGATGACAACTGTTCATTCGTATACAAATGACCAGAGAATTCTTGACCTGCCCCACAAGGACTTAAGAAGAGCAAGAGCTGCAGCACTTTCAATGATCCCGACCACAACCGGTGCCGCTAAAGCGGTTGCGCTTGTCATACCGGAGCTGAAAGGCAAACTGAACGGTCTTTCAATAAGAGTCCCTACTCCAAACGTATCGATTGTGGATCTTGTAGCAACTGTTGAAAAACAGGGAATTACAGCCGAAGAGGTCAATCAGGCACTTAAAGAAGCCTCGGAGACAAGTCTTAAGGGTATTCTTTCATTCTGCGAACTTGAACTTGTTTCATCTGATTTCAACGGTTCCAGATTCTCTTCAATAGTTGATGGCCCAACCACGGATGTCATGGGCAATATGGTGAAAGTCCTGGCCTGGTATGACAACGAATCAGGGTATTCAAACCGCATGGTGGATCTTGCGGCCTTTATAGGCAAAAAGATTTAA
- the hpf gene encoding ribosome hibernation-promoting factor, HPF/YfiA family translates to MQISVTFKNFDSSEALRSYVQTRLEKLDKLLDAPVEANVVLCVEKIRHIAEVTLVGDKLSLHATEESESMYSSIDMAADKIKAQIKKSKEKVRERRPVSKNGIKSDSTEAGIEDEDMESES, encoded by the coding sequence ATGCAGATATCCGTAACCTTCAAAAACTTCGACTCCTCCGAAGCTTTAAGGTCCTATGTACAAACCAGACTTGAAAAACTTGATAAACTTCTTGATGCGCCGGTAGAGGCGAATGTGGTTCTTTGCGTTGAAAAGATCAGGCACATTGCTGAAGTTACCCTGGTTGGTGACAAGCTTAGCCTTCATGCTACGGAAGAAAGTGAAAGCATGTATTCTTCAATCGACATGGCCGCAGACAAAATCAAGGCTCAGATCAAAAAGTCCAAGGAAAAAGTACGCGAAAGAAGGCCGGTTTCTAAAAATGGTATCAAGTCCGACAGTACAGAAGCTGGTATTGAGGACGAAGATATGGAATCAGAAAGCTAA
- the rimI gene encoding ribosomal protein S18-alanine N-acetyltransferase — protein MGKTRISEFDTKYIDQVMEIENSSFSVPWVEKGFTEELEIPGSFNFLALDESDNVAGYIVFRLLLDEIHLLKIAVKSDQRRLGTGMNLMEKLLKVSTSKNAYVIYLEVSAVNMPAISLYKTTGFVETGRRYKYYGEEDALNMELILGSRHAL, from the coding sequence TTGGGTAAAACAAGGATCTCCGAATTTGACACCAAATACATTGACCAGGTTATGGAAATTGAAAATAGTTCTTTTTCTGTACCCTGGGTCGAAAAAGGTTTTACAGAAGAGCTTGAAATACCGGGCTCTTTTAATTTTTTGGCGCTTGATGAATCTGACAATGTGGCAGGCTATATTGTTTTCAGGCTCCTTCTTGATGAAATACATCTTCTGAAAATTGCCGTCAAAAGCGATCAAAGAAGACTTGGCACAGGCATGAATCTTATGGAGAAACTCTTGAAAGTTTCTACTTCGAAAAATGCCTATGTAATCTATCTTGAAGTAAGTGCTGTCAACATGCCCGCAATCAGCCTTTATAAAACGACCGGATTCGTCGAGACTGGAAGAAGATATAAATACTACGGAGAAGAGGATGCCCTCAACATGGAACTGATCCTTGGTTCAAGGCATGCCTTGTAG
- a CDS encoding PTS sugar transporter subunit IIA has protein sequence MKVLDALHPDAILIDLQSRTKKEVLEEISKPIARILKVKHEDLVKVLIEREQMGSTGIGKGIAIPHGRLSGINDLVIGFGLSRKGAQFDSLDGKPAHIFFVLITPEHATGLYLKFLARISRMLKNEAVKEKLLHARELNDIISAIRDEDEDS, from the coding sequence ATGAAAGTATTAGACGCCCTGCATCCGGATGCAATCCTGATTGATCTGCAGTCCAGAACCAAAAAAGAGGTGCTGGAAGAAATTTCAAAGCCTATAGCCCGAATTCTCAAGGTCAAACACGAAGACCTCGTAAAAGTCCTCATTGAACGGGAACAGATGGGGAGCACTGGAATAGGCAAAGGGATAGCCATACCGCATGGAAGGCTTTCAGGGATAAATGACCTCGTTATTGGTTTTGGCCTTAGTCGCAAGGGTGCTCAGTTCGATTCCTTGGACGGAAAACCCGCGCACATTTTTTTTGTGCTGATAACGCCTGAGCATGCAACAGGACTGTATCTTAAATTCCTTGCAAGAATATCGAGAATGCTCAAAAACGAGGCAGTAAAAGAAAAGCTTCTTCATGCAAGGGAACTGAATGATATCATTTCAGCCATAAGAGATGAGGATGAAGATTCATAG
- the rapZ gene encoding RNase adapter RapZ codes for MPINRICIITGLSGSGKSTALDAFEDSGFYCVDNMPVDLLPKFLELPMESNTEINGFAFVMDLREKGFPSKCQSVFNYLKENGLDFEIIFLEADKKILVQRFSQTRRHHPLTHDSSLMDGITEEKSKLESLRNISDNVIDTTNTNVHELKSIVTAIARRHIKTDLLQISILSFGFKYGLPQGIDLLMDVRFLSNPYFVAELKDFSGKDEEVRNFVLNSPETLTFMKKYTDMLDYLIPLYKREGKVYLTIAIGCTGGRHRSVAVADEIAKHIREYSAQVYVTHRDLDREKKPGS; via the coding sequence ATGCCGATAAACAGAATCTGCATAATAACCGGACTTTCCGGTTCCGGGAAAAGTACAGCCCTTGATGCTTTTGAAGACTCCGGCTTCTACTGCGTAGACAACATGCCTGTGGATCTGCTGCCCAAATTTCTTGAACTTCCAATGGAAAGCAATACTGAAATCAATGGTTTTGCATTTGTAATGGATCTCAGGGAAAAAGGATTTCCTTCAAAATGCCAGTCAGTTTTCAACTATCTGAAAGAAAACGGACTCGATTTTGAAATAATTTTTCTTGAGGCAGATAAAAAAATACTTGTTCAGAGATTCAGTCAAACGAGACGGCACCATCCACTGACCCACGACTCAAGTCTTATGGATGGAATCACAGAGGAAAAAAGCAAACTCGAAAGTCTCAGAAATATTTCGGACAATGTGATTGACACCACAAACACAAATGTCCACGAGCTGAAAAGCATAGTAACAGCCATTGCCAGAAGGCATATAAAGACAGATCTGCTGCAGATAAGCATTCTTTCATTCGGCTTCAAATATGGCCTGCCACAGGGCATTGATTTGCTTATGGATGTAAGATTTCTGTCCAATCCTTATTTCGTCGCAGAGCTTAAGGATTTCAGCGGTAAGGATGAAGAGGTAAGAAATTTTGTACTTAATTCTCCCGAAACCCTGACTTTCATGAAAAAATATACTGACATGCTTGACTATTTGATCCCTTTGTATAAAAGAGAGGGGAAAGTCTATTTAACAATAGCAATAGGTTGTACTGGAGGCAGACACAGAAGCGTGGCGGTTGCAGATGAAATTGCCAAGCATATAAGAGAGTATTCGGCTCAAGTGTATGTCACCCACAGGGATCTGGACAGGGAAAAAAAACCCGGTTCATAA